A segment of the Lolium perenne isolate Kyuss_39 chromosome 3, Kyuss_2.0, whole genome shotgun sequence genome:
TATCGGGGCCGCTATGGGGCGCCCCGAGATGCTCTAACACCGCTACAGCTGGAGGTGCTGTCAACGGGGCTGGCCACTTTTTTTTTTCAAGGGGAATACTTGTGTTCAACTGGTAGTAAGGATACAACACAGAAACGAACACAAAAACAAATACAACCCAAACGGATACAGGAGAAAGAACCACTGAGAGACTTCGTCTTCGTCAACCTCACGCCACCAAAACGGAGCACCCTTCGCGCACACGCCCACGAAGAAGGCACCATCGACGACGAACCTTGGAGCCGGAAGAACCCCAAGCCCAGGGGCCTTAACGAGCTGCAGTAGCCACCAGTCCCAAAGAACTGGATCTCGAACGCGGACGAACAGCAGCCGGCGACAGACGCCGAGCTCCCCACCCgctcccgatctggccgcgaggaACCAGATCCCTCCAAAGCGCACCACTCCCCACTCTCAGCACGAACCTCAGATCCGAAGCACGCCGGCACACTGCCCTTCTCCacccctcgccaccacggccggccgGGAAAAGAACCAGCAGAGCGGGCCACTTCGGTAGCTGAAGTCGCTTCCAGCAGGCTGTTTACCCGTTTACTTGTTTGAGCATCCGTAAGTGCGGGTTTTATGTTTTTAAGTCGCTGTCCATCGCTTATGTAAGTAAGAGCAAGTTCAATAACATTTGTATAGTCTGTTAAAAAAAATTGTATATTGAATTGTTAAAAATTAGCTACTccgtccgattcatattaattcacTTAAGTTTCTCTAGTTTCTCTAGATATAGATGTATCCAGTCAACAAACACATCTGGCTGTCTGCTCATAGAGCTCTTTTTGCATGatttgtgtcggttggtttcctgCTGGAAGCCACGCCCTGCTATGTAAAACCCCATGTAAACCCCTCGTTATTATTCAATAAAAATTTCACTTCAGGTGGAGGGTTTTCCCTCCACCGTTGAGCTTTAAAAAAATATATTTCTGTTCAAACTATTGGTAAATATTAGTTTCAGTTTAGTACACCATACACAATTGACATCAGCTTCACCATAAGAGAACTTGCATATGGCCGGATCCAGCGTGACCTGGCCGTGCATTGTTGCGGCTGCTGGGCTGGCTGTGGCCTCCCTCGCCTCGCACGAGGTGGTAGGCCATGTCCGCCCTTGGCCTCTGCTATCTCCCATTACCTCCAGGTGTCCCGCTATCATGCGATATCGGCGAGTTCAACGCGCTTCTGCCATGTTCTTGTTCTATGCCTAGGTGTTTTAGGTGAGCCCTGACATGGAGCACTTAAAGGAGGTGCTAGGTAATATTGGAGAAGATCCAGGAGCCCAAGATGTCCGGTCTTTGCACGATATGCTTGCACATCACATCCAGGTAGAACTACAGCAGCCCTTACAGCTTGTCAACTATGTGTGTTGTATGGCTGCCATGCCTATTTTACTCTTAGGAATGGTAAGAATTGGTGAGCATTTCTTTTTTGTTGTCCTATAGGTAATTGGCGAGCCGAgccttcttcgacaagtgctgccGTGGCGCTCACGAAGGGGAGAAGTGGATTCAGCCTTTATGCAGCAGCTGCAACAAGGGAGGGTGTGGGACCCCCGGCAACTAGGGTGCCATGGACCTATGGTTGTTGGGCCCATAGTGGCTACTCGGAAGCAATCGCTCGAGGAGGCTACTCCCGAGTGAGGCTCCACGAGGCGTAAAACCCTCATGGAGACACACAGCTGGAGCGGAAGACAGGCTCGGGGAGGAACTCCCTCGCGGAGGTCCCCGAGCCACCAGCCTCTCCGAGTCAGAGAGCCCCTTTGGAGACGATAAGACCCAACCCAGGAGCTACGAGACAAGCCGGGCCGACGCAGCTAACGCCACCGCTGAGCTCAAAAGCTCCGTCCCGAGGCGGAGAGATGCTCTCTGCCTCTTTGGTGCTAAAGCGGGCTCGACGAGGACCGAAGTGCCAAGACCTCTCCTTGCCACTTTGGCGCAAGGCCGGATGGACGGCACAAACGGCCACAAGAGGTGTCATCAGCAACCTCAGCACCTGCCATGGACCGACGCTTTAATCGACCATGGACTAGGTCTATCCTGTAAAGGGCGAGGGTATTTCCCACCCTCAGTTTGGAGATGTGGAAACCCTTCCCCCTCAAGATATTTTGGGGGAAGAGGACCAACTCCCCTATATAAAGGCTAGCCCTGCTAGTGTAGAAGGGTCGATCCCTAGCGATCTCAAACCCTAGAACTTATGTACGGTCATCTTCTCCACATAGACCTGCAATACAACCACCAAAGCAGgaagtaggggttttacctctctgagggccctgaacctgggtaactgCCGTGCTCATCTCTGCAGTGCCACCGTCGGGAAGGCGTCGACGTGCTCATGAGTCCCCAGTGTTCGAACCTCTCGGGTTCGGTGACACCCGTGTTCCTTCGAGGACACGAATCTCCGCCATTTGGCGCGCCAGGTAGGGGACTCAAGCACGCCAACGTTTTTCTCCGACACCTTCATCAGCATGGTCAATCGCGACGGGCCGCTCGATGGGCGCCCGCCACGCCGCGACCTCGTGCCGGGTGCCACGCTCTTGGTGGCGCAGGAGCTCCTGCGCACCCGCCCCCTCAGTACCAGCCTCGACCAGTGGCTCTCCTACATCGACGGGCTTGCGCGCGCCCTGGCCGAAGCACCCGTGGCCGGCGCCGACGACGCGCCTACACCGCCACCGGCTCTACTCCTCGGCCAGGAGCCCAAGCCACCAGTGCCGcacctctgtgctggccgcgccgggtgCGCCCTTCACGGGGATGCGCCCCACGGCCGGAACAATCAACAGGCGAGGCAGGGGGCTGGGCCATCCAGGCGCCGCAACGGACGAGCCCTTCGAGGGGCCGCTCCGCAAGGTGTCTGTGAACGCCTAGCCACCCTACGGACCCTCCACGCTGTGCGTTAGCGCCGCGGCGAGAGGCTCCGTTCCTACATCCGGCGTTTCGGGTCAGTTGCTTGGCGGATCCCCGGGCTCCCCGACATCACCCTCTACAACGCCTTCATGGCGGGGCTCAACCACTTCCGGCTGCGTGATGCCCTCGACGCCTTACCCGTGTTCGGAATCACGGCGGGAAGGCTCTTCTCGCTGGCCAACGAGTACGCCAGCCGGGAcaaggcgccgccgccgctccccgcAACATTGCTTGCCTCCTCGGTGGAGCAAGCACTCCAGGGCCTGTCGGGCACCTGTGGCAGCACCCTCGATCGGTCGCTGCCACGGTGCCTGCTGGATGCGCACCACGTCTCAAGTGGTCGCAGCAGGCCATCTCCTTCAGTCTTCGGGATCATCCCATGACCACCGACCTGGTGGGGGCGCTTCCTATGGTTTGCTCCCCCATCATCTGCGGCTCCACAGTCTTCTGGACTCTCATCGATGGCGGTGCGGGCTTGAACGTCCTCTCTATCGAAGCCTTCGACAAGCTGGGCGTGCCCCGCGACCGCCTGAGAGCTACGAAGCCGTTCTCTGGGGTCACGGACGGTTCCACCACGCCCATCGGGCAGGTGCGGCTCCCCGTCACGTTCGGCATCCTAGGAAGCTACCGCACCGAGCACATCGACTTCGACGTCGCCTACATCAACCTACCATACAACGTCATCCTCGACTACCCCGCACTGGCGCAGTTCATGGCGGCAACCCATCACGCCTACAATGTCGTCAAGATGCCGGGGGCTGGAGGCGACAtcatgtaacggccccgggtagtacccctataGATTTGTTTGCTCTTTTCTTTTTGTGCATCaacatgcatcatgcatcatgtcatccatgattttattaaataaaactattttataaaccctaaaattattttatttctttctcATATGGGTGATATAATGAAACCCTAATCTTCCCCCCTCATATTCTCTATTTCATAACTAAGCCTTTTCAACAAATAATTTTGGGTTAAAAATATGCTTTGATTTGATTACAAATAAACTAACTATTTGAAAAACTAGATTTGAATCTCACTCTCACtcctcaaattcaaaacagaattgaaTTAAATTTCAAATGGTTTGTAAAATGAAAACCTGAAAACAAAACCTGAGCTAACCCTAACCTCTAGCCCATCAGCAGCCCAAGCCGGCCAcctctctcctctttctttccCAGCCCAGCCCGCAGCTCCCCCTCTCCCCTTCTTTTTTTTTCCTCCCTGGCCCGAGCAGCCCAGCAAGGCCCGagcccaccttctccttctccatcTTCTGGCCCGATACCCCTTCGATAGATCCTCTCTCCCCCTTGTCGTCTTCTCTCTCACGAGAGAGGCGTGAGCCCCGTGGTCGACCTCACCCCCACCCACGGCATCGCACCACCACCTGCTCCCTCCTCCCTTTTAACCCCTCTCCATGCCCTGCAAACCCTAGaggcgcccctctctccctccttgccgCCGCCAACCTCCCCTTCACCCCTTCTTTTTCTCTGCTGCAGACCCCCACGGCAACGCACACCTCGCCATGGCGCCGTCGCAAGAAGCCACCCCGAGCCGCTCCGCCACCGCCTATCGACACGCCTTGCTCCCCTCTATCTCCACGCGCGAGGAATCGACCCCGCATGGCTTGTAGCGACGCCACGGTCGCCGATTCCCCTCCACGGCCGCCGCCGTTCGTCTTCGATTCCGGCCgccgtggcccctctccgtcgaCCTCGTTGACACCTCGAGCTTGCTGGTGAGCGCGCGCACCTCCCTGACCCCTTCTCGCTCCTCCTTCCTCCCCGTTTCGCTCTTCCGCCGCTCATGCCGTAGCCGTCGCCGCAGGTTCCCGTCGCCGGCCGCCTCCGATGACCTCCCCGACGATGGCGCCGCCTCCATCTGGTCCGCGTCGACGAGGGGCGTCGAACGCGCCCACTCGCGCTTGCTGGGAGGCCACCTAGCGCCCGCGCGCCACCATGACATCGCGGTCACCGTCGCCTCTGGAACGCGAGCGGCATCGACCTCCCGTCGAGCACCTTCTGCGCGTGGCGTGCAAGGTTTGCCACGCGGGCAGCCGACGTGGCACCGGCCCCACCCGTCAGCGACACCGGCTAGGACCCGGCCCGGTGAGAAATCTCCACCAGATCCAGATCTAGCATTTTTGCACAAAGCCCCCTGCATGTTTTAATCGATTAACCCGCAGCCCCTCCCCGTGAGGCTTTTCTGCAAAACCCCCTGTACGTTTTGAAAATGAACCCGGGGTCCTCCCCCTTTTCTGAAAATCATTTCTAGGTCCTTTTctattttaataaatctgttttcTATATTTAAAAATGCTGAAAAACTATTTCTTTAATAACTTTTAAACCGTAACTCGAAATTAAAAGTGTTATATAtcaattttgatcagaaaaatgcaaggatcattaatatgccatccatatctGCTGTTGCATCATGCTCCATACAATCTCGTGatagtttgcattatcacctaatatggaacatatggaatatgtgggatattatataattgttgtcccggttccatttaactttgatgtagctcacccctgccatgtttgctatgctaaACCACCCTTAATTTtggcggtagaaaatgcaacttcaaccttaacttgtttgtccggggttccgactccggttaaattggataagttgcaccgcatcatgtttaccatgtcatgcatgcatacCATATCTTGAGCATGCCGGTTTttcttatccgtagtagtaagacttgcaaacGATGTGTGttctagcatttgcttcttcccggataggatcacgaagtggtgttgtgagatacgacaagttctccggatgtcccacggcaagctttaacaggcaagcatttcctaaactcttgtctctgcaggagtcgctcacctattttattttgccttctttcttatgctagccttgagttgcgttcttgtcacatgtcctatccacttgttacctcaagcagctcaTATTGCCACCACtacctcctacagctgttgtttggttatcgggtctgccttgcgagtcgtagtgcatgctagtgctgtttatatctcgttaccgttatcgtTATCTTATCGGGCTATCTattggggaatcatgacacatggtttatggatatgttgttggagataatcacactttactttattgttaacaactaaaattgtaagcagaggcatctgtgagcccctttgcgaaagcatcagaactttgactcgctaatgtcccctaggacccgagttcttgttatctgttccgagattgagcgctctacccgtacgtggggacgtttattgggacccccctcacccattaccttttctcaagtcagttgaaaagggggccacaaccttggttttatttgcccatgccatgtatgccatgctttacttactgttgccttcggatgtttacttcctgttgccttcgggtgtttatattcatctttgtaccttgcgggacgtttagcgaagcgtgtggtttgcacgcctagccgccggcgcaaaccctgagtccgtctcggagtacggccggacttcgtcacgggtagcttagtcgggtggcccccctagactttcttgttgaactgggaacggtcttgttgtgagacttcaCTGTCGCTCGGTGTGGTTgatcatgcgtatggttacatttgggcaacccctgcagggtgtacatcttattgataagccgtgtccgcggttatggacgacttggaattgtatagctcgatcatagaacaacttacacctttatgctgatgctaataatttgctaataacttgcgtagtaatatagcattacctcAACGGTTACTTAATAAAACTTATCCACCGTGTgactgcctttgtaagtacttccttgcgaggggggaacgcatcggttgtgttatgtttgcagagtatagaactgttagttttatgcgctctctcaccttctctgatagacgaatgttgtagcgtgtctctataggtttttagtgcttgcgcgttgccgcttaaccccaccatattgcctatgacgttcctcttgtgtcctctaagtcccctgcgtgcctcaagtacaaaggacgaccggTTGACGAATGTTCATACGTCTtgcagtcttgttaagtacgaacccgtacttattgctgcttctttgggacataaccgggcaggtatgaagttatgttcgatgaagacgatgttagcaaggttacccttccggcttggcctgggcagggttatggacgccactggttatcttcaggactcttagtccaatttgtatcttgtccgtactcggatgtatttgatcttctgtatgtttTGGATCTTCgtgttgtatatttgtatcttgactcgttggagtcgttgttgtaatatacgtTTCTTGTGGGCTCGATTGTAAacttgttgtaatgttaccgctcgtgttaattcctctggcatcacgtgtgtgattcgtcgcgcacgtcgtgtcggagggcgtctcagaatcgatatcgtgcggattttggcgggatcgctggaatcctcatggtactagttccggggcgtcacaagttggtatcagagcctcaggttgacggtaccccactagtccagcctgtaggatagccttgccaacggtcgttgagttaGAGTGTCAAAACCTATTTTCGAAAATTCATTGTATAGATCTGactagctctgatttttctccttatccCTATTCTTGCTCCTCTTAccttgcgagttttgagtcttcgctcttatctgcttctctgagtcttagacttcgacgtgggttggacgatctttgcccctcacctGTTAGGTCCCATCTTCGGAGGATCCCGACggaagcgcatcatcaacagcggaacaacgacttcttgttggtggtgtcgaccaCCCAAACTGGAGCAAGacctcttgttagtggtgtcgaggagctcgacacgtcgcctgaagatccgatagttcacctctcctcCCCCGTACAGGACGTGGGATCTcggcgcgatcccttgttagtcGTGTCATTTGTCACGGCCCCGGGTTGTACCGCTTTAGCATTGTTTGCTCTTTTCTTTTTGTGCATCaacatgcatcatgcatcatgtcatccatgattttattaaataaaactattttataaaccctcaaattattttatttctttctcATATGGGTGATATAATGAAACCCTAATCTTCCCCCCTCATATTCTCTATTTCATAACTAAACCTTTTCAACAAATAATTTTGGGTTAAAAATATGCTTTGATTTGATTACAAATAAACTAACTATTTGAAAAACTAGATTTGAATCTCACTCTCACtcctcaaattcaaaacagaattgaaTTAAATTTCAAATGGTTTGTAAAATGAAAACCTGAAAACAAAACCTGAGCTAACCCTAACCTCTAGCCCATCAGCAGTCCAAGCCGGCCAcctctctcctctttctttccCAGCCCAGCCCGCAGCTCCCCCTCTCCCCTTCTTTTTTTTCCTCCCTTGCCCGAGCAGCCTAGCAAGGCCCGagcccaccttctccttctccatcTTCTTGCCCGATACCCCTTCGACAGATCCTCTCTCCCCCTTGTCATCTTCTCTCTCACGAGAGAGGCATGAGCCCCGTGGTCGACGTCACCCCCACCCACGGCATCGCACCACCACCTGCTCCCTCCTCCCTTTTAACCCCTCTCCATGCCCTGCAAACCCTAGaggcgcccctctctccctccttgccgCCGCCAACCTCCCCTTCTCCCCTTCTTTTTCTCTGCTGCAGACCCCCACGGCAACGCACACCTCGCCATGGTGCCGTCGCAAGAAGCCACCCCGAGCCGCTCCGCCACCGCCTATCGACGCGCCTTGCTCCCTTCTATCTCCACGCGCGAGGAATCGACCCCGCATGGCTTGTAGCGACGCCACGGTCGCCGATTCCCCTCCACGGCCGCCGCCGTTCGTCTTTGATTCCGGCCgccgtggcccctctccgtcgaCCTCGTTGACACCTCGAGCTTGCTGGTGAGCGCGCGCACCTCCCTGACCCCTTCCCGCTCCTCCTTCCTCCCCGTTTCGCTCTTCCGCCGCTCATGCCGTAGCCGTCGCCGCAGGTTCCCGTCGCCGGCCGCCTCCGATGACCTCCCCGATGATGGCGCCGCCTCCATCTGGTCCGCGTCGACGAGGGGCGTCGAACGCGCCCACGCGCGCTTGCTGGGAGGCCGCCTAGCGCCCGCGCGCCACCATGCCGTCGCGGTCACCGTCGCCTCTGGAACGCGAGCGGCATCGACCTCCCGTCGAGCACCTTCTGCGCGTGGCGTGCAAGGTTTGCCACGCGGGCAGCCGACGTGGCACCGGCCCCACCTATCAGCGACACCGGCTAGGACCCGGCCCGGTGAGAAATCTCCACCAGATCCAGATCTAGCGTTTTTGCACAAAGCCCCCTGCATGTTTTAATCGATTAACCCGCAGCCCCTCCCCGTGAGGCTTTTCTGCAAAACCCCCTGTACGTTTTGAAAATGAACCCGGGGTCCTCCCCCTTTTCTGAAAATCATTTCTAGGTCCTTTTctattttaataaatctgttttcTATATTTAAAAATGCTGAAAAACTATTTCTTTAATAACTTTTAAACCGTAACTCGAAATTAAAAGTGTTATATAtcaattttgatcagaaaaatgcaaggatcattaatatgccatccatatctGCTGTTGCATCATGCTCCATACAATCTCGTGatagtttgcattatcacctaatatggaacatatggaatatgtgggatattatataattgttgtcccggttccatttaactttgatgtagctcacccctgccatgtttgctatgctaaACCACCCTTAATTTtggcggtagaaaatgcaacttcaaccttaacttgtttgtccggggttccgactccggttaaattggataagttgcaccgcatcatgtttgccatgtcatgcatgcatacCATATCTTGAGCATGCCGGTTTttcttatccgtagtagtaagacttgcaaacgatgtgtgttccagcatttgcttcttcccggataggatcgcgaagtggtgttgtgagatacgacaagttctccggatgtcccacggcaagctttaacaggcaagcatttcctaaactcttgtctctgcaggagtcgctcacctattttattttgccttctttcttatgctagccttgagttgcgttcttgtcacgtgtcctatccacttgttacctcaagcagctcatattgccaccaccacctcctacagctgttgtttggttatcgagtctgccttgcgagtcgtagtgcatgctagtgctgtttatatctcgttaccgttatcgtTATCTTATCGGGCTATCTattggggaatcatgacacatggtttatggatatgttgttggagataatcacactttactttattgttaacaactaaaattgtaagcagaggcatctgtgagcccctttgcgaaagcatcggaactttgactcgctaatgtcccctaggacccgagttcttgttatctgttccgagattgagcgctctacccgtacgtggggacgtttattgggaccccccctcacccattaccttttctcaagtcagttgaaaagggggccacaaccttggttttatttgcccatgccatgtatgccatgctttacttactgttgccttcggatgtttacttcctgttgccttcgggtgtttatattctgtactgtaccttgcgggacgtttagcgaagcgtgtggtttgcacgcctagccaccggcgcaaaccctgagtccatctcggagtacggccggacttcgtcacgggtagcttagtcgggtggcccccctagactttcttgttgaactgggaacggtctcgtTGTGAGACTTCACTGTCGCTCGGTGTGGTTgatcatgcgtatggttacatttgggcaacccctgcagggtgtacatcttattgataagccgtgtccgcggttatggatgacttggaattgtatagctcgatcatagaacaacttacacctttatgctgatgctaataatttgctaataacttgcgtagtaatatagcattacctcAACGGTTACTTAATAAAACTTatccaccgtgtgagtgcctttgtaagtacttccttgcgaggggggaacgcatcggttgtgttatgtttgcagagtatagaactgttagttttatgcgctctctcaccttctctgatagacgaatgttgtagagtgtctctataggtttttagtgcttgcgcgttgccgcttaaccccaccatattgcctatgacgttcctcttgcgtcctctaagtcccctgcgtgcctcaagtacaaaggacgaccggTTGACGAATGTTCATACGTCTtgcagtcttgttaagtacgaacccatacttattgctgcttctttgggacataaccgggcaggtatgaagttatgttcaatgaagacgatgttagcaaggttacccttccggcttggcctgggcagggttatggacgccactggttatcttcaggactcttagtccaatttgtatcttgtccgtactcggatgtatttgatcttctgtatgtttTGGATCTTCgtgttgtatatttgtatcttaacTCGTTGgaatcgttgttgtaatatacgtTTCTTGTGGGCTCGATTGTAAacttgttgtaatgttaccgctcgtgttaattcctctggcatcacgtgtgtgattcgtcgcgcacgtcgtgtcggagggcgtctcagaatcgatatcgtgcggattttggcgggatcgctggaatcctcatggtaccagttccggggcgtcacaagttggtatcagagcctcaggttgacggtaccccactagtccagcctgtaggatagccttgccaacggtcgttgagttaGAGTGTCAAAACCTATTTTCGAAAATTCATTGTATAGATCTGactagctctgatttttctccttatccCTATTCTTGCTCCTCTTAccttgcgagttttgagtcttcgctcttatctgcttctctgagtcttagacttcgacgtgggttggacgatctttgcccctcacctGTTAGGTCCCATCTTCGGAGGATCCCGACggaagcgcatcatcaacagcggaacaacgacttcttgttggtggtgtcgaccaCCCAAACTGGAGCAAGacctcttgttagtggtgtcgaggagctcgacacgtcgcctgaagatccgatagttcacctctcctcccccgtacctggacgtgggatctcggggcgcgatcccttgttagtggtgtcgtttgtaacggccccgggtagtacccctataGATTTGTTTGCTCTTTTCTTTTTGTGCATCaacatgcatcatgcatcatgtcatccatgattttattaaataaaactattttataaaccctcaaattattttatttctttctcATATGGGTGATATAATGAAACCCTAATCTTCCCCCCTCATATTCTCTATTTCATAACTAAGCCTTTTCAACAAATAATTTTGGGTTAAAAATATGCTTTGATTTGATTACAAATAAACTAACTATTTGAAAAACTAGATTT
Coding sequences within it:
- the LOC139837762 gene encoding uncharacterized protein, which produces MTTDLVGALPMVCSPIICGSTVFWTLIDGGAGLNVLSIEAFDKLGVPRDRLRATKPFSGVTDGSTTPIGQVRLPVTFGILGSYRTEHIDFDVAYINLPYNVILDYPALAQFMAATHHAYNVVKMPGAGGDIM